The following proteins are co-located in the Camelina sativa cultivar DH55 chromosome 12, Cs, whole genome shotgun sequence genome:
- the LOC104729268 gene encoding shikimate kinase 2, chloroplastic isoform X1: MTERIFKTHKSSKVEYSFTPIKRERLRESLCLSSCLLAPPLTKKKNNMEVATIQRFQCSSWIDLRTFEGKPRGSLRYSLRFNEDKRLKVVSLALDKRRDHRLRSVSDNNSSVLETGSLLHSPSDEEQILKLLQRKAEEVKPYLNGRSIYLVGMMGSGKTTVGKIMAGALGYTLFDSDTLIEQAMNGTSVAEIFEHFGESVFREKETEALKKLSLTYHQVVVSTGGGAVIRPINWKYMHKGISIWLDVPLEVLAHRIAAVGTDSRPLLHDDESEDIYTAALNRLSKIWDGRGEAYNNANARVSLENIALKLGYKSVSDLTPTEIAIEAFEHVQSYLDNKDGIARPDGL; encoded by the exons ATGACCGAGAGAATATTTAAAACACATAAATCTAGTAAAGTAGAGTACTCATTTACGccaataaaaagagagagattgagagagagtcTGTGCCTCTCCTCGTGTCTTCTTGCTCCgccgttgacaaaaaaaaag AATAATATGGAAGTAGCTACTATTCAGAGGTTTCAGTGCTCATCATGGATTGATTTGAGGACTTTTGAAGGGAAGCCTCGTGGTTCTCTGAGGTATTCACTGAGATTTAACGAAGATAAAAGGCTTAAAGTTGTTTCTTTAGCTCTTGACAAGAGAAGGGACCATCGACTAAGATCTGTTTCTGATAACAACTCCTCAG TGTTGGAAACTGGAAgtcttcttcattctccatCTGATGAAGAACAGATTTTGAAG CTTCTGCAGAGAAAAGCTGAAGAGGTTAAACCATATTTAAATGGACGATCTATTTATCTTGTTG GAATGATGGGTTCCGGGAAGACCACAGTGGGAAAGATTATGGCAGGAGCACTTGGTTATACATTGTTTGATAG TGACACTTTGATCGAGCAAGCGATGAATGGAACTTCTGTAGCTGAGATATTTGAGCATTTCGGTGAGAGTGTTTTCAGAGAAAAAGAG ACCGAGGCACTAAAAAAGCTCTCTTTGACGTATCATCAAGTTGTTGTTTCGACCGGGGGAGGTGCTGTCATAAGACCCATCAATTG GAAGTATATGCATAAAGGTATTAGCATTTGGCTAGATGTTCCTTTAGAAGTCTTAGCGCATAGAATTGCTGCGGTAGGAACTGATTCAAGACCATTATTACATGATGATGAGTCAGAAGACATATACACAGCG GCTTTAAACCGTCTTTCAAAAATTTGGGATGGACGTGGTGAAGCATACAATAATGCCAACGCGAGAGTTTCCTTGGAGA ATATTGCATTGAAGCTCGGTTATAAAAGCGTCTCAGATCTTACACCAACTGAAATCGCCATTGAG GCCTTTGAGCACGTTCAGAGCTATTTAGACAACAAAGATGGTATAGCTAGACCCGATGGCCTCTAG
- the LOC104729265 gene encoding developmentally-regulated G-protein 3, giving the protein MSTIMQKIKEIEDEMAKTQKNKATSHHLGLLKAKLAKLRRDLLAPPTKGAGGGAGEGFDVTKSGDSRVGLVGFPSVGKSTLLNKLTGTFSEVASYEFTTLTCIPGVITYRGAKIQLLDLPGIIEGAKDGKGRGRQVISTARTCNCILIVLDAIKPITHKRLIEKELEGFGIRLNKEPPNLTFRKKDKGGINLTSTVTCTHLDLDTVKAICGEYRMHNADITLRYDATADDLIDVIEGSRIYMPCIYAVNKIDQITLEELEILDKLPHYCPISAHLEWNLDGLLDKIWEYLDLTRIYTKPKAMNPDYDDPVILSSKKRTVEDFCVRIHKDMLKQFKYALVWGSSAKHKPQRVGKEHELEDEDVVQIVKKI; this is encoded by the exons ATGTCGACCATTATGCAGAAGATCAAAGAAATTGAAGATGAG ATGGCCAAAACACAGAAGAATAAAGCTACTTCTCATCATCTGGGTTTGTTAAAG GCCAAACTTGCTAAGCTACGGAGGGACCTTCTTGCACCACCTACCAAAGGTGCTGGTGGTGGTGCTGGTGAAGGTTTTGATGTGACTAAAAGTGGAGATTCTCGAGTTGGACTTGTTGGGTTTCCTTCTGTTGGAAAATCAACGCTCTTGAACAAGCTGACTGGAACTTTTTCCGAG GTTGCTTCTTATGAGTTCACGACTTTGACATGCATTCCTGGTGTTATTACATATCGTGGAGCTAAAATCCAG TTATTAGATCTTCCCGGTATTATTGAGGGTGCTAAAGACGGAAAAGGTAGAGGACGACAG GTTATAAGTACTGCTAGGACATGCAACTGCATCTTAATCGTTCTCGATGCCATAAAGCCAATTACTCACAAGCGTCTCATTGAAAAAGAGCTCGAAGGATTTGGAATAAG GTTGAACAAGGAACCACCAAATTTGACGTTTAGGAAAAAAGACAAAGGTGGTATCAATCTAACTTCTACAGTCACTTGCACACACCTTGACCTCGACACTGTCAAGGCGATTTGCGGTGAGTACAGGATGCACAACGCTGACATCACCCTGCGCTACGATGCAACTGCTGATGACCTCATTGACGTCATCGAGGGAAGTCGGATATATATGCCCTGTATCTACGCTGTCAACAAGATCGATCAAATCACACTAGAGGAGCTTGAAATTTTGGACAAACTTCCTCATTACTGTCCTATCAG TGCGCATCTGGAGTGGAATCTTGACGGTCTTCTGGATAAGATATGGGAATACTTGGATTTAACTCGAATCTACACAAAACCGAAGGCAATGAATCCAGATTATGATGATCCGGTTATCTTATCTTCCAAGAAGAGAACAGTAGAGGACTTTTGCGTCCGGATTCACAAAGACATGCTTAAACAATTCAAGTA CGCTTTGGTTTGGGGTTCAAGTGCGAAACACAAGCCACAGAGAGTTGGAAAG GAACATGAGCTCGAGGATGAGGATGTTGTTCAGATCGTgaaaaagatatga
- the LOC104729269 gene encoding F-box/kelch-repeat protein At4g39550-like — protein sequence MSSPEKKRRRKKKKPSLILPQSTTPNPSLPDDLVLSCLARVPRLYYPTLSLVSKSFRSLIASPELYKIRSSLNRTESCLYVCIQDGDDDPNPKWFTLCLKPNRTLTNDEDLIEKKKKKKKKSSGYALAVIPVLHSRGVHWSGLVAVGSNIYNIGGPIDQEVGHSSSVSILDCQSHTWGEGPSMRVERNYPAANLLDGKIYMTGGCKDCSNASNWMEVFDPKRQTWEPVLSPGAEIGGCSVHKSAVVDGEILFANSRGLIYNPKEGRWRRMPWDMDGGWVWWSYCVVENVLYYYYEGEFNWYDSKARLWKTLKGLKGLPRFARYGGRMADYGGKMAVFWDKIVTSSGCKKKEIWCAVIALERRDGEEIWGKVEWHDAVHTVPLSYKVVYALSPTV from the coding sequence aTGTCGTCtccagagaagaagaggaggaggaagaagaagaagccgtcGCTTATACTCCCGCAATCGACGACTCCAAATCCTTCACTTCCCGATGATTTGGTACTGAGCTGCTTAGCACGAGTCCCGAGATTGTATTATCCAACTCTCTCCCTCGTCTCCAAGAGTTTCCGCTCGCTTATTGCATCACCGGAGCTTTACAAGATCCGGTCCTCTTTAAACCGAACCGAGTCTTGTCTCTATGTGTGTATACAAGATGGAGATGATGACCCTAACCCTAAGTGGTTCACTCTCTGCCTGAAACCTAATCGAACTCTAACCAATGATGAGGACCtcatcgagaagaagaagaagaagaagaagaagtcaagtgGGTATGCTTTGGCGGTAATCCCAGTTCTCCATTCTCGTGGTGTGCACTGGTCAGGTCTCGTTGCGGTTGGTTCTAACATCTACAACATTGGCGGACCCATCGACCAAGAAGTAGGACATTCCTCTAGCGTCTCGATCTTGGACTGTCAGTCTCACACGTGGGGCGAAGGTCCAAGCATGCGGGTAGAGAGGAACTATCCAGCGGCCAATTTGCTTGATGGAAAGATATATATGACAGGAGGCTGCAAAGACTGCAGCAATGCATCTAACTGGATGGAGGTTTTCGATCCCAAAAGACAAACTTGGGAGCCTGTCTTGAGCCCTGGTGCAGAGATTGGTGGTTGTAGTGTGCATAAAAGCGCAGTGGTTGATGGAGAGATCTTATTTGCAAACTCTAGAGGTTTGATTTACAACCCCAAGGAAGGTAGATGGAGAAGGATGCCATGGGATATGGATGGGGGTTGGGTTTGGTGGTCTTATTGCGTTGTTGAGAACGTTCTTTACTATTATTACGAGGGAGAGTTTAATTGGTATGACAGTAAGGCAAGACTCTGGAAAACATTGAAGGGTCTGAAAGGACTGCCTAGGTTTGCCAGATATGGTGGGAGGATGGCGGATTATGGTGGAAAGATGGCTGTTTTCTGGGACAAGATTGTGACTTCCAGTGGATGTAAGAAGAAGGAGATTTGGTGCGCGGTGATTGCGCTTGAAAGACGCGACGGTGAAGAGATTTGGGGGAAGGTCGAGTGGCATGACGCAGTGCATACAGTTCCCTTGTCATATAAAGTGGTCTATGCTCTCTCCCCTACCGTTTGA
- the LOC104729267 gene encoding pentatricopeptide repeat-containing protein At4g39530-like, whose protein sequence is MMRSYGSWRKLQGTIRFYSSSSASGLLDFVNLDFPSTIGIRGRRDFARLLQLRASDDPMLLYHNNVVHGQVIVSGLGSDTYLCNILLNLYSKSGGMVYARKVFEKMPERNLITWSTMVSACNHHGFYEESLFVFLQFWRSRENSPNEYILSSFIQACSGLDGGTGRLMVFQLQSFLVKSGFDRDVYVGTLLIDFYLKEGNIDYAKLVFDALPDKSTVTWTTMISGCVKMGRSYVSLQLFYQLMEGNVVPDGYILSTVLSACSILPFLEGGKQIHAHILRFGHEIDASLMNVLIDSYVKCGRVTAARKLFDGMPNKNVISWTTLLSGFKQNSLHKEAMELFTSMAKFGLEPDIYACSSILTSCASIQALEYGRHVHAYTIKANLGNDSYVTNSLIDMYAKCDCLADARKVFDIFGSDDVVLFNAMIEGYSRLGTQWELREALDIFRNMRFRLIRPSLLTFVSLLRASASLTSLGLSKQIHGLMFKYGVNLNIFAGSALIDVYSNCYCLKDSRLVFDEMKEKDLVIWNSMFSGYIQQSENEEALSLFLELQLSRERPDEFTFADMVTAAGNLASLQLGQEFHCQLLKRGLERNAYITNALLDMYAKCGSPEDAHKAFGSAASRDVVCWNSVISSYSNHGEGRKAIRMLEKMINEGIEPNYITFVGILSACSHAGLVEDGLKQFELMLRFGIEPETEHYVCMVSLLGRAGRLNEARELIKKMPTKPAAIVWRSLLSGCAKAGNVELAEHAAEMAILSDPKDSGSFTLLSNIYASKGMWSEAKKVRERMKFEGVVKEPGRSWILIDNEVNIFLSKDKSHLKANQIYEVLDDLRVQIKGAS, encoded by the coding sequence ATGATGAGAAGCTATGGGAGTTGGCGTAAACTGCAAGGAACTATACGTttctactcttcttcttctgcctcgGGTCTATTGGACTTTGTTAACCTAGACTTTCCTTCTACGATAGGAATCCGAGGAAGGCGCGATTTTGCTCGTCTCTTGCAGCTGCGTGCGTCCGATGATCCTATGCTTCTCTATCACAACAATGTAGTTCATGGTCAGGTTATTGTTTCGGGTCTTGGGTCAGATACGTATCTTTGCAATATCCTGCTAAATTTGTATTCGAAATCTGGTGGTATGGTTTATGCACGTAAGGTGTTTGAGAAAATGCCCGAGAGAAATTTGATTACTTGGTCTACCATGGTTTCAGCTTGTAACCATCATGGGTTTTATGAGgagtctttgtttgttttcttacaaTTCTGGAGAAGTAGGGAAAACAGTCCCAACGAATATATTTTGTCGAGTTTTATCCAAGCTTGCTCAGGGTTAGATGGTGGTACTGGTCGTTTGATGGTTTTTCAATTACAGAGTTTTCTTGTAAAGAGTGGGTTTGATAGGGATGTTTATGTTGGCACCTTGTTGATTGATTTCTATCTAAAGGAAGGTAATATAGATTATGCAAAGCTTGTATTTGATGCTTTACCAGATAAATCTACAGTTACTTGGACGACAATGATCAGTGGGTGTGTCAAAATGGGAAGAAGCTACGTTTCGTTACAGCTCTTCTACCAACTAATGGAAGGTAATGTTGTTCCAGATGGTTATATCCTTTCTACGGTTCTAAGTGCCTGTTCAATACTTCCGTTTCTTGAAGGGGGGAAGCAGATTCATGCACACATATTAAGATTTGGACATGAGATAGATGCCTCACTGATGAATGTGCTTATAGATTCTTATGTGAAGTGTGGCAGAGTTACAGCTGCTCGTAAGCTTTTTGATGGAATGCCGAATAAAAACGTCATTTCATGGACCACGTTGCTGTCTGGTTTTAAGCAGAACTCTCTTCATAAGGAAGCCATGGAATTGTTCACCAGTATGGCAAAGTTCGGTTTGGAGCCGGATATTTATGCTTGCTCTAGCATACTCACATCGTGTGCCTCAATTCAAGCTTTGGAATATGGAAGACATGTTCATGCTTACACTATCAAAGCCAATCTTGGCAATGATAGCTATGTGACTAACAGCTTGATTGACATGTATGCGAAATGTGATTGTTTGGCCGATGCCagaaaagtttttgatattttcggTTCAGATGACGTGGTTTTGTTTAATGCAATGATTGAAGGTTACTCGAGACTTGGGACACAATGGGAATTACGGGAAGCATTGGATATCTTTCGTAATATGAGGTTCAGATTGATTCGACCTAGCCTATTGACTTTTGTTAGCCTTCTACGTGCATCTGCTTCTTTAACAAGCTTGGGACTGAGTAAACAAATTCATGGATTGATGTTCAAATATGGGGTTAACTTAAATATATTTGCTGGAAGCGCTTTGATTGATGTTTACTCAAATTGCTACTGTCTCAAGGATTCTAGGcttgtgtttgatgaaatgaaAGAGAAGGATCTTGTTATCTGGAATTCAATGTTTTCAGGTTATATTCAACAATCAGAGAATGAAGAAGCTCTCAGTCTGTTTTTGGAATTACAGTTATCAAGAGAAAGACCCGATGAATTTACTTTTGCCGACATGGTTACAGCAGCTGGCAACCTAGCAAGTCTTCAGTTGGGTCAAGAGTTCCATTGTCAGCTTCTGAAAAGAGGTTTAGAACGTAATGCGTATATAACAAATGCTCTACTAGATATGTACGCCAAATGTGGTAGTCCCGAAGACGCTCATAAGGCTTTTGGTTCAGCAGCTTCAAGAGATGTGGTTTGTTGGAACTCTGTCATCTCGTCTTATTCGAATCATGGAGAAGGCAGAAAAGCTATTCGGATGCTtgagaaaatgataaatgaGGGAATAGAGCCTAACTACATCACCTTTGTGGGAATTTTGTCAGCTTGTAGCCATGCTGGTCTTGTAGAAGATGGTCTTAAGCAATTTGAGTTAATGCTTCGATTTGGAATTGAACCAGAAACTGAACACTATGTTTGTATGGTATCTCTTTTAGGCCGTGCTGGTAGATTGAACGAGGCAAGGGAGTTGATTAAGAAAATGCCGACAAAACCAGCTGCTATAGTATGGAGGAGTTTGCTGAGTGGATGTGCAAAGGCCGGAAACGTCGAATTAGCTGAACATGCTGCTGAAATGGCTATTTTGTCTGATCCAAAGGATAGTGGATCGTTTACGTTGCTTTCTAATATATATGCGTCGAAGGGTATGTGGAGTGAAGCAAAGAAGGTAAGAGAAAGAATGAAGTTTGAAGGTGTTGTGAAAGAACCTGGACGTAGTTGGATTTTGATTGATAACGAGGTGAACATCTTTTTGTCCAAGGATAAATCTCACCTCAAGGCTAATCAGATTTACGAAGTATTAGACGATTTGCGTGTACAGATCAAAGGGGCTAGTTAG
- the LOC104729268 gene encoding shikimate kinase 2, chloroplastic isoform X2 codes for MTERIFKTHKSSKVEYSFTPIKRERLRESLCLSSCLLAPPLTKKKNNMEVATIQRFQCSSWIDLRTFEGKPRGSLRYSLRFNEDKRLKVVSLALDKRRDHRLRSVSDNNSSVLETGSLLHSPSDEEQILKRKAEEVKPYLNGRSIYLVGMMGSGKTTVGKIMAGALGYTLFDSDTLIEQAMNGTSVAEIFEHFGESVFREKETEALKKLSLTYHQVVVSTGGGAVIRPINWKYMHKGISIWLDVPLEVLAHRIAAVGTDSRPLLHDDESEDIYTAALNRLSKIWDGRGEAYNNANARVSLENIALKLGYKSVSDLTPTEIAIEAFEHVQSYLDNKDGIARPDGL; via the exons ATGACCGAGAGAATATTTAAAACACATAAATCTAGTAAAGTAGAGTACTCATTTACGccaataaaaagagagagattgagagagagtcTGTGCCTCTCCTCGTGTCTTCTTGCTCCgccgttgacaaaaaaaaag AATAATATGGAAGTAGCTACTATTCAGAGGTTTCAGTGCTCATCATGGATTGATTTGAGGACTTTTGAAGGGAAGCCTCGTGGTTCTCTGAGGTATTCACTGAGATTTAACGAAGATAAAAGGCTTAAAGTTGTTTCTTTAGCTCTTGACAAGAGAAGGGACCATCGACTAAGATCTGTTTCTGATAACAACTCCTCAG TGTTGGAAACTGGAAgtcttcttcattctccatCTGATGAAGAACAGATTTTGAAG AGAAAAGCTGAAGAGGTTAAACCATATTTAAATGGACGATCTATTTATCTTGTTG GAATGATGGGTTCCGGGAAGACCACAGTGGGAAAGATTATGGCAGGAGCACTTGGTTATACATTGTTTGATAG TGACACTTTGATCGAGCAAGCGATGAATGGAACTTCTGTAGCTGAGATATTTGAGCATTTCGGTGAGAGTGTTTTCAGAGAAAAAGAG ACCGAGGCACTAAAAAAGCTCTCTTTGACGTATCATCAAGTTGTTGTTTCGACCGGGGGAGGTGCTGTCATAAGACCCATCAATTG GAAGTATATGCATAAAGGTATTAGCATTTGGCTAGATGTTCCTTTAGAAGTCTTAGCGCATAGAATTGCTGCGGTAGGAACTGATTCAAGACCATTATTACATGATGATGAGTCAGAAGACATATACACAGCG GCTTTAAACCGTCTTTCAAAAATTTGGGATGGACGTGGTGAAGCATACAATAATGCCAACGCGAGAGTTTCCTTGGAGA ATATTGCATTGAAGCTCGGTTATAAAAGCGTCTCAGATCTTACACCAACTGAAATCGCCATTGAG GCCTTTGAGCACGTTCAGAGCTATTTAGACAACAAAGATGGTATAGCTAGACCCGATGGCCTCTAG
- the LOC104729263 gene encoding alkane hydroxylase MAH1-like, producing the protein MASIGFFEAFIAFLCFLIFSYFLIKKPFYYFLIKKTLQSYPWNWPVLGMFPGLLVRMNRIYDGVEVLENSNLTFPFKGPWFTEMDILVTVDPSNIRHIMSSNFSNYLKGPKFQEIFDVYGDGIMNVDAERWNELKKCYQAMVHRQGFQNFAINTTRNKLKDGLLPLFSRFAEEGTVFDLQDVFQRFMFDTTLVTVTGSDPQSLSIEMPEDEFMKALRDVEVTILYRHLIPRFIWKLQYRMGLGQEKKLREADATFERMSEKYISAKRNEIRKGFHHDHSDKNGEAEDVLTFFMKLDVTKYELLDPIDDRFLRDVILGFIVAGRDTIASSLTWFFWLLSENPRVVAKIHQEINTNLPRFVGSGLERPSHDPAELNKLVYLHGALLESMRLYPPIPFQRKSAIKPDFLPSGHKVDADSTIIIFLYAMGRMRAIWGEDAAEFKPERWVSETGGLRHESSYKFFSFNAGPRACLGKHISMIQLKTVVLEILQDYDIEVLKEQKIEPYPGVILRMKNGLNVTVKNRC; encoded by the coding sequence ATGGCTTCGATCGGCTTCTTTGAAGCATTCATtgctttcctctgttttctcatATTCTCATACTTTCTCATCAAGAAACCCTTTTATTACTTCCTCATCAAGAAAACCTTACAAAGCTACCCCTGGAACTGGCCGGTTCTTGGGATGTTTCCGGGTCTGCTTGTGAGAATGAACCGGATCTATGACGGCGTGGAGGTTCTCGAGAACTCCAACCTGACGTTCCCATTCAAAGGACCATGGTTCACTGAAATGGATATATTAGTCACGGTTGATCCATCTAATATTCGTCATATAATGAGCTCAAACTTCTCCAACTACCTCAAAGGTCCAAAGTTCCAAGAGATTTTTGATGTTTACGGAGACGGGATAATGAACGTAGACGCGGAGCGATGGAATGAACTGAAGAAGTGTTATCAAGCCATGGTCCATCGTCAAGGGTTCCAAAACTTTGCAATAAACACCACGAGAAATAAACTCAAAGACGGACTTTTGCCTCTTTTTAGTCGTTTTGCAGAGGAAGGGACGGTCTTCGACTTGCAGGATGTGTTCCAGAGATTCATGTTCGATACAACCCTAGTTACAGTTACCGGCTCTGATCCTCAATCTCTCTCCATTGAAATGCCAGAGGATGAGTTCATGAAAGCTCTCAGAGATGTTGAAGTAACGATCTTGTATAGGCATCTTATACCAAGATTCATATGGAAGCTGCAATACCGGATGGGATTGGGACaagagaagaagctgagagaAGCTGATGCCACCTTTGAACGTATGTCTGAAAAATACATATCGGCTAAGAGAAATGAAATACGAAAAGGGTTTCATCATGATCATTCCGATAAAAATGGAGAAGCAGAGGATGTTTTAACGTTCTTCATGAAGCTTGATGTAACCAAGTACGAACTCTTGGACCCTATTGATGATAGATTCCTCAGAGATGTCATATTGGGTTTCATTGTTGCGGGGAGAGATACTATTGCATCCTCACTCACTTGGTTCTTCTGGCTTCTGTCTGAAAACCCTAGAGTGGTGGCTAAGATTCACCAAGAGATCAACACAAATCTACCAAGATTTGTCGGAAGTGGTCTGGAGAGACCGTCTCATGACCCCGCAGAGCTGAACAAATTGGTGTATTTACATGGCGCATTGTTAGAATCAATGAGGCTTTACCCACCAATTCCGTTCCAGCGCAAGTCAGCAATCAAACCAGATTTTCTTCCAAGTGGGCATAAAGTGGATGCAGACTCAACGATCATTATCTTTCTCTATGCGATGGGGAGGATGAGAGCGATTTGGGGAGAAGACGCAGCAGAGTTCAAACCAGAGAGATGGGTTTCCGAAACCGGAGGATTAAGACATGAGTCTTCTTACAAGTTCTTTTCATTTAATGCCGGACCAAGAGCTTGTCTTGGTAAGCATATATCTATGATCCAGTTGAAAACGGTGGTTTTGGAGATATTACAAGACTATGACATTGAGGTCCTAAAGGAACAGAAGATTGAGCCATACCCTGGTGTTATTCTTCGTATGAAGAATGGGCTTAACGTCACAGTTAAGAATAGATGCTAA
- the LOC104729264 gene encoding alkane hydroxylase MAH1-like, with the protein MASISLLDVSIAIICLVLFRCLFFKKRKDHAFRSWPVLGMFPGFLLELHRIYDFGVEIFESADLTFLFTGPWFTGMDMLFTVDPANIHYILSSNFSNYTKGADFKEVFDVFGEMIFSSDGELWKNQRKAAQYMLNHQGFQKLSMSTTRRKLYDGLVPLLDQCCEEEKVVDLQEVFKRFTFDTTFFLVTGCDPKSLSIEMPEVEYAKALDDLGEGIFYRHIKPKFLWKLQNLFGLGQEKRMTKADATFDRVSAKYISAKREEIRSKGIAHHHSDGESEDLLSSHIKLDTTKYELLKPSEDKFLRDTILAFNLAGRDTMASALSWLFWLLSQNPQVVTKIRKEIIDKNLSKTGSNVLDNLDKLVYLHAALYESMRLYPPVVFQRKSPIKADLLPSGHKVDANSVIIIYLYGLGRMRAVWGEDATEFKPERWISGTGGLRHSPSFKFLSFNAGPRTCPGKQIAMTLMKTLVVEILQNYDIKVIKGQKVEPESGLMLHMKHGLKVTITKRCSA; encoded by the coding sequence ATGGCTTCTATAAGCTTACTTGACGTTTCCATAGCAATTATTTGCCTTGTCTTGTTCCGTTGCTTGTTCTTCAAAAAACGTAAAGATCATGCTTTTCGGAGCTGGCCAGTTCTCGGGATGTTTCCAGGCTTCCTGCTGGAGCTCCATCGCATCTACGACTTCGGTGTGGAGATTTTTGAAAGCGCCGACTTAACCTTTCTATTTACGGGACCGTGGTTCACTGGAATGGATATGTTGTTCACAGTTGATCCAGCTAACATTCACTACATATTGAGCTCAAACTTCTCCAACTATACCAAGGGAGCCGACTTTAAAGAAGTCTTTGATGTTTTTGGAGAAATGATCTTCAGTTCGGACGGGGAGCTATGGAAGAATCAAAGAAAAGCTGCTCAATACATGCTTAACCATCAAGGCTTTCAAAAGCTATCAATGAGTACAACGAGGCGTAAACTCTACGACGGTCTTGTTCCTCTTTTGGATCAGTGCTGCGAGGAAGAGAAGGTCGTGGACTTGCAAGAAGTGTTTAAAAGATTCACTTTCgatacaactttttttcttgttaccgGGTGTGATCCTAAATCTCTCTCCATTGAAATGCCTGAAGTCGAATATGCTAAAGCTCTTGACGATCTTGGAGAAGGGATTTTTTATAGGCACATTAAACCAAAGTTCTTGTGGAAGCTGCAAAACCTGTTCGGGCTTGGACAAGAGAAGAGGATGACCAAAGCTGATGCCACTTTTGATCGCGTTTCTGCGAAGTACATATCAgctaagagagaagagataagatCAAAAGGGATTGCTCATCATCACTCAGATGGTGAAAGTGAGGATCTTTTGTCATCTCACATAAAGCTTGATACAACCAAGTACGAGCTCTTGAAACCGAGTGAGGATAAGTTCCTCAGAGACACCATCTTGGCTTTCAACCTAGCTGGGAGAGACACAATGGCTTCTGCTCTGTCTTGGTTATTCTGGCTTCTCTCTCAAAACCCTCAAGTTGTAACAAAGATTCGTAAAGAGATCATCGacaaaaatctttcaaaaactGGAAGTAATGTCCTAGATAACTTAGACAAGTTGGTCTATTTACATGCGGCGTTGTATGAATCAATGAGGCTCTATCCACCGGTTGTCTTCCAACGCAAGTCTCCTATAAAAGCAGATTTGCTTCCAAGTGGGCATAAGGTAGATGCTAACTCAGTCATCATAATCTATCTTTACGGGTTGGGAAGGATGAGAGCGGTTTGGGGAGAAGATGCAACAGAGTTCAAGCCAGAGAGATGGATTTCTGGGACCGGAGGGTTGAGACATTCACCTTCCTTCAAGTTCTTATCGTTTAACGCCGGTCCGAGAACTTGTCCTGGTAAGCAAATAGCTATGACTCTAATGAAGACTCTAGTTGTGGAGATATTGCAAAACTATGATATTAAGGTAATCAAAGGACAAAAGGTTGAGCCAGAATCTGGTCTTATGTTGCATATGAAGCATGGGCTTAAAGTCACAATTACTAAAAGATGTTCAGCTTGA